A single Kryptolebias marmoratus isolate JLee-2015 linkage group LG7, ASM164957v2, whole genome shotgun sequence DNA region contains:
- the LOC108234869 gene encoding inactive ubiquitin carboxyl-terminal hydrolase 53-like isoform X3, translated as MAWYKFFRKPGGNLGKSYQPGSMMSLAPTKGLLNEPGQNSCFLNSAVQVLWHLDIFRRSLRQLPGHFCHGESCIFCALKGLFSQFQQSRERALPSDNLRHALAETFKDEHRFQLGFMDDAAECFENILERIHLHIVSEETDSCTSQSCITHQKFAMALYEQSVCRSCGASSDPLPFTELVHYISTTALCQQTQRRDESFGEVLQGASTIGDLRNCPSNCGQRIRIRQVLMNCPEIVTIGFVWDSDQSDHTEDVIRSLGPHLSLSALFYRVTDERAKKAELLLVGMICYTSQHYCAFAYHTKSSKWVFFDDATVKEIGSRWKDVVTKCIKGHFQPLLLFYANPDGSAIITEDASKTNSSHLQHKTSFNGDVQTKTVTNDPKSHVRELSREVAHRAGELRGMHPSRREADRSGHRRMEPRHRDPGQDRTYSRSASPPENGFKQHVETRLYSSQGKGPIKVERVPHLSSRPAHEASRSHLRPGPTGHRNRSNHHGWRLDHHHSNGYDTDSSQESRDQNGGNSRSRPNHPWRPMREALNVDSVLRSTDGANSARGEQLNHSPRRRPNNQSPTLEQDRDFPWGGREERKLKSLMTIYEDEQKQETRGSRNSLNSDCKDRSKGSATLKVRNDNWKIQRTESGYESSDRLSNGSANLDSPVVEGLSSKDLRPIPELRPIRDQVPQRGSDDLRADILYSAFSTREQGRNSPDLQDPSSLSNLYLKRRAAFRYTPGLSEKSDDPDSEQEDGSPVSPIPPFLAKTSSSEWNSSDDLAGPLSEQEDAGTVHVDSLSHSHPPLPQKPLGSNLSGIHAVPTEVPARPSPRNEPTNGLPIPSHSHTTLRRWIETPAEHRLSSDASSKSGSSDQDRNDLSASESDDRLPSPNPRPDDGTDPASQTDMVLPTTFFSVDSCMTDTYRAKYHKKPGLFRKGEDHTSSGESDAEGRGLSVSKVPPTEPSRSKTDSGRSNLKTIAKWNPVTPKGLDEHGFL; from the exons ATGGCGTGGTACAAGTTCTTCAGGAAGCCGGGGGGCAACCTGGGGAAGTCTTACCAGCCGGGAAGCATGATGTCTCTGGCCCCGACCAAAGGACTGCTGAATGAACCGGGCCAGAACAGCTGCTTCCTCAACAGTGCTGTACAG GTACTATGGCACCTGGACATCTTCAGACGCAGCTTGAGACAGCTACCAGGGCATTTCTGCCACGGAGAATCCTGCATTTTCTGTGCGTTAAAG GGCCTTTTCTCCCAGTTCCAGCAGAGTCGAGAACGCGCCCTGCCCTCCGACAACCTGCGTCACGCCTTGGCGGAGACCTTTAAGGACGAGCACCGCTTccagctgggcttcatggacgACGCCGCCGAGTGCTTC gaGAATATTCTGGAGAGGATCCACTTGCACATCGTGTCTGAGGAGACGGATTCCTGCACATCCCAGTCCTGCATCACGCATCAGAAGTTCGCCATGGCGCTTTATGAACAG TCTGTGTGCCGGAGCTGTGGGGCTTCCTCCGACCCGCTGCCGTTCACAGAACTGGTACATTACATCTCCACCACTGCGCTTTG tcaaCAGACACAGCGGCGCGATGAGTCTTTTGGGGAAGTGTTACAAGGAGCAAGTACGATCGGAGACCTTCGAAACTGCCCC agCAACTGTGGTCAGAGGATCAGGATCAGACAGGTCCTCATGAACTGCCCGGAAATCGTTACCATCGGCTTTGTGTGGGACTCCGATCAGTCGGATCACACCGAGGACGTTATCCGCTCTCTGGGGCCTCATCTCAGCCTCTCCGCG CTCTTCTACCGGGTCACAGACGAGCGCGCCAAAAAGGCCGAGCTGCTGCTCGTGGGGATGATCTGCTACACCAGCCAACACTACTGTGCCTTCgcctaccacaccaaatcctCCAAATGGGTCTTCTTTGACGACGCAACGGTGAAAGAG aTTGGTTCCAGGTGGAAAGATGTGGTCACCAAGTGTATTAAAGGTCACTTCCAGCCTCTCCTCCTTTTCTACGCCAACCCTGACGGGAGTGCCATCATCACAGAAGATGCCTCAAAGACAAACAgcagtcatctccaacacaagACCTCCTTCAACGGAGATGTGCAAA cgaAAACTGTCACCAACGATCCCAAAAGCCACGTCCGAGAGTTGTCCAGAGAAGTCGCCCACCGAGCGGGAGAACTGCGAGGCATGCATCCAAGCAGAAGAGAGGCTGATCGGAGCGGTCACCGGAGGATGGAGCCGCGTCACAGAG atccAGGTCAGGACAGGACCTATTCCCGCTCTGCTTCTCCTCCAGAGAACGGCTTCAAGCAGCACGTGGAGACCAGACTGTACAGCAGCCAAGGGAAAGGTCCTATCAAGGTCGAGAGGGTACCACACCTCAGCAGTCGGCCCGCCCACGAGGCGTCTCGCTCCCACCTGAGGCCCGGGCCCACGGGACACAGGAACAGGAGTAACCACCACGGCTGGAGACTGGACCACCACCATTCCAACGGATACGACACCGACAGCAGCCAGGAGTCCAGGGATCAAAACGGAGGCAACAGCCGCAGCAGGCCCAATCACCCGTGGAGGCCCATGCGGGAGGCGCTGAATGTCGACAGCGTTTTGCGCAGCACTGACGGCGCAAATTCGGCGAGAGGCGAGCAGCTGAACCACAGCCCTCGGAGGAGACCCAACAACCAGTCACCGACGCTGGAGCAAGACAGAGATTTCCCGTGGGGGGGCCGGGAAGAACGCAAACTCAAGAGCCTGATGACCATCTACGAAGACGAGCAGAAGCAGGAAACCAGGGGCAGCCGAAACTCGCTGAACTCGGACTGCAAGGACCGATCCAAGGGCTCGGCAACTCTGAAAGTGCGCAACGACAACTGGAAGATCCAGAGAACTGAGTCTGGGTACGAAAGCAGCGACAGACTGAGCAACGGCTCCGCAAATCTGGACTCTCCTGTTGTCGAGGGCCTTTCCTCCAAAGACCTCCGGCCCATCCCCGAGCTGCGTCCGATCAG ggATCAGGTTCCTCAGAGGGGGAGTGACGATTTGAGGGCTGATATCTTGTACTCTGCATTTTCTACTC GTGAACAAGGAAGAAATTCTCCAGATCTACAAGACCCCAGCAGCCTGTCTAATCTGTACTTGAAAAG AAGAGCCGCCTTTCGATACACACCTGGACTCTCCGAAAAGAGCGACGACCCAGATAGCGAACAAGAGGACGGCAGCCCCGTGAGCCCCATTCCTCCTTTCTTAGCGAAAACCAGCAGTTCTGAGTGGAACAGCTCAGACGACCTCGCCGGACCCCTCTCCGAACAAGAAGACGCCGGTACGGTCCACGTGGACTCTTTGTCACACAGCCATCCTCCTTTACCTCAGAAACCCTTAGGCTCCAACCTGTCTGGGATCCATGCCGTACCGACGGAGGTGCCAGCACGGCCGAGCCCCCGTAATGAGCCCACAAACGGCTTGCCCATCCCCTCACACTCGCACACCACCCTGCGGCGGTGGATCGAGACACCCGCCGAGCACAGACTTTCGTCCGACGCTAGCTCCAAGTCGGGCTCATCGGACCAAGACAGGAATGATCTGTCAGCCAGTGAGAGCGACGACAGGTTACCAAGTCCAAACCCGAGACCTGATGATGGTACAGACCCTGCGTCTCAGACGGACATGGTTCTCCCCACCACTTTCTTCTCTGTGGACAGCTGCATGACGGACACGTACCGGGCCAAATACCACAAGAAGCCCGGCTTGTTCAGAAAAGGAGAGGACCATACCTCATCGGGGGAGAGTGACGCCGAAGGGAGAGGTCTCAGCGTGTCAAAAGTTCCGCCCACAGAGCCTTCAAGAAGTAAAACAGACTCAG GCCGTTCTAATTTAAAGACCATCGCCAAGTGGAACCCAGTTACTCCAAAGGGCCTCGACGAGCACGGTTTCCTGTGA
- the LOC108234869 gene encoding inactive ubiquitin carboxyl-terminal hydrolase 53-like isoform X2, whose product MAWYKFFRKPGGNLGKSYQPGSMMSLAPTKGLLNEPGQNSCFLNSAVQVLWHLDIFRRSLRQLPGHFCHGESCIFCALKGLFSQFQQSRERALPSDNLRHALAETFKDEHRFQLGFMDDAAECFENILERIHLHIVSEETDSCTSQSCITHQKFAMALYEQSVCRSCGASSDPLPFTELVHYISTTALCQQTQRRDESFGEVLQGASTIGDLRNCPSNCGQRIRIRQVLMNCPEIVTIGFVWDSDQSDHTEDVIRSLGPHLSLSALFYRVTDERAKKAELLLVGMICYTSQHYCAFAYHTKSSKWVFFDDATVKEIGSRWKDVVTKCIKGHFQPLLLFYANPDGSAIITEDASKTNSSHLQHKTSFNGDVQNSEPHVSLQKKLELTKENLKAVLGHDFHKQKTSTLTKSSAQTSGGRGQAKTVTNDPKSHVRELSREVAHRAGELRGMHPSRREADRSGHRRMEPRHRDPGQDRTYSRSASPPENGFKQHVETRLYSSQGKGPIKVERVPHLSSRPAHEASRSHLRPGPTGHRNRSNHHGWRLDHHHSNGYDTDSSQESRDQNGGNSRSRPNHPWRPMREALNVDSVLRSTDGANSARGEQLNHSPRRRPNNQSPTLEQDRDFPWGGREERKLKSLMTIYEDEQKQETRGSRNSLNSDCKDRSKGSATLKVRNDNWKIQRTESGYESSDRLSNGSANLDSPVVEGLSSKDLRPIPELRPIRDQVPQRGSDDLRADILYSAFSTREQGRNSPDLQDPSSLSNLYLKRAAFRYTPGLSEKSDDPDSEQEDGSPVSPIPPFLAKTSSSEWNSSDDLAGPLSEQEDAGTVHVDSLSHSHPPLPQKPLGSNLSGIHAVPTEVPARPSPRNEPTNGLPIPSHSHTTLRRWIETPAEHRLSSDASSKSGSSDQDRNDLSASESDDRLPSPNPRPDDGTDPASQTDMVLPTTFFSVDSCMTDTYRAKYHKKPGLFRKGEDHTSSGESDAEGRGLSVSKVPPTEPSRSKTDSGRSNLKTIAKWNPVTPKGLDEHGFL is encoded by the exons ATGGCGTGGTACAAGTTCTTCAGGAAGCCGGGGGGCAACCTGGGGAAGTCTTACCAGCCGGGAAGCATGATGTCTCTGGCCCCGACCAAAGGACTGCTGAATGAACCGGGCCAGAACAGCTGCTTCCTCAACAGTGCTGTACAG GTACTATGGCACCTGGACATCTTCAGACGCAGCTTGAGACAGCTACCAGGGCATTTCTGCCACGGAGAATCCTGCATTTTCTGTGCGTTAAAG GGCCTTTTCTCCCAGTTCCAGCAGAGTCGAGAACGCGCCCTGCCCTCCGACAACCTGCGTCACGCCTTGGCGGAGACCTTTAAGGACGAGCACCGCTTccagctgggcttcatggacgACGCCGCCGAGTGCTTC gaGAATATTCTGGAGAGGATCCACTTGCACATCGTGTCTGAGGAGACGGATTCCTGCACATCCCAGTCCTGCATCACGCATCAGAAGTTCGCCATGGCGCTTTATGAACAG TCTGTGTGCCGGAGCTGTGGGGCTTCCTCCGACCCGCTGCCGTTCACAGAACTGGTACATTACATCTCCACCACTGCGCTTTG tcaaCAGACACAGCGGCGCGATGAGTCTTTTGGGGAAGTGTTACAAGGAGCAAGTACGATCGGAGACCTTCGAAACTGCCCC agCAACTGTGGTCAGAGGATCAGGATCAGACAGGTCCTCATGAACTGCCCGGAAATCGTTACCATCGGCTTTGTGTGGGACTCCGATCAGTCGGATCACACCGAGGACGTTATCCGCTCTCTGGGGCCTCATCTCAGCCTCTCCGCG CTCTTCTACCGGGTCACAGACGAGCGCGCCAAAAAGGCCGAGCTGCTGCTCGTGGGGATGATCTGCTACACCAGCCAACACTACTGTGCCTTCgcctaccacaccaaatcctCCAAATGGGTCTTCTTTGACGACGCAACGGTGAAAGAG aTTGGTTCCAGGTGGAAAGATGTGGTCACCAAGTGTATTAAAGGTCACTTCCAGCCTCTCCTCCTTTTCTACGCCAACCCTGACGGGAGTGCCATCATCACAGAAGATGCCTCAAAGACAAACAgcagtcatctccaacacaagACCTCCTTCAACGGAGATGTGCAAA ACTCGGAGCCTCACGTTTCATTACAGAAGAAGCTGGAGCTAACCAAAGAGAATCTGAAGGCTGTGCTGGGCCACGattttcacaaacagaaaacttcaaCTCTCACCAAGAGCAGTGCTCAGACCAGCGGCGGACGGGGACAGG cgaAAACTGTCACCAACGATCCCAAAAGCCACGTCCGAGAGTTGTCCAGAGAAGTCGCCCACCGAGCGGGAGAACTGCGAGGCATGCATCCAAGCAGAAGAGAGGCTGATCGGAGCGGTCACCGGAGGATGGAGCCGCGTCACAGAG atccAGGTCAGGACAGGACCTATTCCCGCTCTGCTTCTCCTCCAGAGAACGGCTTCAAGCAGCACGTGGAGACCAGACTGTACAGCAGCCAAGGGAAAGGTCCTATCAAGGTCGAGAGGGTACCACACCTCAGCAGTCGGCCCGCCCACGAGGCGTCTCGCTCCCACCTGAGGCCCGGGCCCACGGGACACAGGAACAGGAGTAACCACCACGGCTGGAGACTGGACCACCACCATTCCAACGGATACGACACCGACAGCAGCCAGGAGTCCAGGGATCAAAACGGAGGCAACAGCCGCAGCAGGCCCAATCACCCGTGGAGGCCCATGCGGGAGGCGCTGAATGTCGACAGCGTTTTGCGCAGCACTGACGGCGCAAATTCGGCGAGAGGCGAGCAGCTGAACCACAGCCCTCGGAGGAGACCCAACAACCAGTCACCGACGCTGGAGCAAGACAGAGATTTCCCGTGGGGGGGCCGGGAAGAACGCAAACTCAAGAGCCTGATGACCATCTACGAAGACGAGCAGAAGCAGGAAACCAGGGGCAGCCGAAACTCGCTGAACTCGGACTGCAAGGACCGATCCAAGGGCTCGGCAACTCTGAAAGTGCGCAACGACAACTGGAAGATCCAGAGAACTGAGTCTGGGTACGAAAGCAGCGACAGACTGAGCAACGGCTCCGCAAATCTGGACTCTCCTGTTGTCGAGGGCCTTTCCTCCAAAGACCTCCGGCCCATCCCCGAGCTGCGTCCGATCAG ggATCAGGTTCCTCAGAGGGGGAGTGACGATTTGAGGGCTGATATCTTGTACTCTGCATTTTCTACTC GTGAACAAGGAAGAAATTCTCCAGATCTACAAGACCCCAGCAGCCTGTCTAATCTGTACTTGAAAAG AGCCGCCTTTCGATACACACCTGGACTCTCCGAAAAGAGCGACGACCCAGATAGCGAACAAGAGGACGGCAGCCCCGTGAGCCCCATTCCTCCTTTCTTAGCGAAAACCAGCAGTTCTGAGTGGAACAGCTCAGACGACCTCGCCGGACCCCTCTCCGAACAAGAAGACGCCGGTACGGTCCACGTGGACTCTTTGTCACACAGCCATCCTCCTTTACCTCAGAAACCCTTAGGCTCCAACCTGTCTGGGATCCATGCCGTACCGACGGAGGTGCCAGCACGGCCGAGCCCCCGTAATGAGCCCACAAACGGCTTGCCCATCCCCTCACACTCGCACACCACCCTGCGGCGGTGGATCGAGACACCCGCCGAGCACAGACTTTCGTCCGACGCTAGCTCCAAGTCGGGCTCATCGGACCAAGACAGGAATGATCTGTCAGCCAGTGAGAGCGACGACAGGTTACCAAGTCCAAACCCGAGACCTGATGATGGTACAGACCCTGCGTCTCAGACGGACATGGTTCTCCCCACCACTTTCTTCTCTGTGGACAGCTGCATGACGGACACGTACCGGGCCAAATACCACAAGAAGCCCGGCTTGTTCAGAAAAGGAGAGGACCATACCTCATCGGGGGAGAGTGACGCCGAAGGGAGAGGTCTCAGCGTGTCAAAAGTTCCGCCCACAGAGCCTTCAAGAAGTAAAACAGACTCAG GCCGTTCTAATTTAAAGACCATCGCCAAGTGGAACCCAGTTACTCCAAAGGGCCTCGACGAGCACGGTTTCCTGTGA
- the LOC108234869 gene encoding inactive ubiquitin carboxyl-terminal hydrolase 53-like isoform X1: MAWYKFFRKPGGNLGKSYQPGSMMSLAPTKGLLNEPGQNSCFLNSAVQVLWHLDIFRRSLRQLPGHFCHGESCIFCALKGLFSQFQQSRERALPSDNLRHALAETFKDEHRFQLGFMDDAAECFENILERIHLHIVSEETDSCTSQSCITHQKFAMALYEQSVCRSCGASSDPLPFTELVHYISTTALCQQTQRRDESFGEVLQGASTIGDLRNCPSNCGQRIRIRQVLMNCPEIVTIGFVWDSDQSDHTEDVIRSLGPHLSLSALFYRVTDERAKKAELLLVGMICYTSQHYCAFAYHTKSSKWVFFDDATVKEIGSRWKDVVTKCIKGHFQPLLLFYANPDGSAIITEDASKTNSSHLQHKTSFNGDVQNSEPHVSLQKKLELTKENLKAVLGHDFHKQKTSTLTKSSAQTSGGRGQAKTVTNDPKSHVRELSREVAHRAGELRGMHPSRREADRSGHRRMEPRHRDPGQDRTYSRSASPPENGFKQHVETRLYSSQGKGPIKVERVPHLSSRPAHEASRSHLRPGPTGHRNRSNHHGWRLDHHHSNGYDTDSSQESRDQNGGNSRSRPNHPWRPMREALNVDSVLRSTDGANSARGEQLNHSPRRRPNNQSPTLEQDRDFPWGGREERKLKSLMTIYEDEQKQETRGSRNSLNSDCKDRSKGSATLKVRNDNWKIQRTESGYESSDRLSNGSANLDSPVVEGLSSKDLRPIPELRPIRDQVPQRGSDDLRADILYSAFSTREQGRNSPDLQDPSSLSNLYLKRRAAFRYTPGLSEKSDDPDSEQEDGSPVSPIPPFLAKTSSSEWNSSDDLAGPLSEQEDAGTVHVDSLSHSHPPLPQKPLGSNLSGIHAVPTEVPARPSPRNEPTNGLPIPSHSHTTLRRWIETPAEHRLSSDASSKSGSSDQDRNDLSASESDDRLPSPNPRPDDGTDPASQTDMVLPTTFFSVDSCMTDTYRAKYHKKPGLFRKGEDHTSSGESDAEGRGLSVSKVPPTEPSRSKTDSGRSNLKTIAKWNPVTPKGLDEHGFL; this comes from the exons ATGGCGTGGTACAAGTTCTTCAGGAAGCCGGGGGGCAACCTGGGGAAGTCTTACCAGCCGGGAAGCATGATGTCTCTGGCCCCGACCAAAGGACTGCTGAATGAACCGGGCCAGAACAGCTGCTTCCTCAACAGTGCTGTACAG GTACTATGGCACCTGGACATCTTCAGACGCAGCTTGAGACAGCTACCAGGGCATTTCTGCCACGGAGAATCCTGCATTTTCTGTGCGTTAAAG GGCCTTTTCTCCCAGTTCCAGCAGAGTCGAGAACGCGCCCTGCCCTCCGACAACCTGCGTCACGCCTTGGCGGAGACCTTTAAGGACGAGCACCGCTTccagctgggcttcatggacgACGCCGCCGAGTGCTTC gaGAATATTCTGGAGAGGATCCACTTGCACATCGTGTCTGAGGAGACGGATTCCTGCACATCCCAGTCCTGCATCACGCATCAGAAGTTCGCCATGGCGCTTTATGAACAG TCTGTGTGCCGGAGCTGTGGGGCTTCCTCCGACCCGCTGCCGTTCACAGAACTGGTACATTACATCTCCACCACTGCGCTTTG tcaaCAGACACAGCGGCGCGATGAGTCTTTTGGGGAAGTGTTACAAGGAGCAAGTACGATCGGAGACCTTCGAAACTGCCCC agCAACTGTGGTCAGAGGATCAGGATCAGACAGGTCCTCATGAACTGCCCGGAAATCGTTACCATCGGCTTTGTGTGGGACTCCGATCAGTCGGATCACACCGAGGACGTTATCCGCTCTCTGGGGCCTCATCTCAGCCTCTCCGCG CTCTTCTACCGGGTCACAGACGAGCGCGCCAAAAAGGCCGAGCTGCTGCTCGTGGGGATGATCTGCTACACCAGCCAACACTACTGTGCCTTCgcctaccacaccaaatcctCCAAATGGGTCTTCTTTGACGACGCAACGGTGAAAGAG aTTGGTTCCAGGTGGAAAGATGTGGTCACCAAGTGTATTAAAGGTCACTTCCAGCCTCTCCTCCTTTTCTACGCCAACCCTGACGGGAGTGCCATCATCACAGAAGATGCCTCAAAGACAAACAgcagtcatctccaacacaagACCTCCTTCAACGGAGATGTGCAAA ACTCGGAGCCTCACGTTTCATTACAGAAGAAGCTGGAGCTAACCAAAGAGAATCTGAAGGCTGTGCTGGGCCACGattttcacaaacagaaaacttcaaCTCTCACCAAGAGCAGTGCTCAGACCAGCGGCGGACGGGGACAGG cgaAAACTGTCACCAACGATCCCAAAAGCCACGTCCGAGAGTTGTCCAGAGAAGTCGCCCACCGAGCGGGAGAACTGCGAGGCATGCATCCAAGCAGAAGAGAGGCTGATCGGAGCGGTCACCGGAGGATGGAGCCGCGTCACAGAG atccAGGTCAGGACAGGACCTATTCCCGCTCTGCTTCTCCTCCAGAGAACGGCTTCAAGCAGCACGTGGAGACCAGACTGTACAGCAGCCAAGGGAAAGGTCCTATCAAGGTCGAGAGGGTACCACACCTCAGCAGTCGGCCCGCCCACGAGGCGTCTCGCTCCCACCTGAGGCCCGGGCCCACGGGACACAGGAACAGGAGTAACCACCACGGCTGGAGACTGGACCACCACCATTCCAACGGATACGACACCGACAGCAGCCAGGAGTCCAGGGATCAAAACGGAGGCAACAGCCGCAGCAGGCCCAATCACCCGTGGAGGCCCATGCGGGAGGCGCTGAATGTCGACAGCGTTTTGCGCAGCACTGACGGCGCAAATTCGGCGAGAGGCGAGCAGCTGAACCACAGCCCTCGGAGGAGACCCAACAACCAGTCACCGACGCTGGAGCAAGACAGAGATTTCCCGTGGGGGGGCCGGGAAGAACGCAAACTCAAGAGCCTGATGACCATCTACGAAGACGAGCAGAAGCAGGAAACCAGGGGCAGCCGAAACTCGCTGAACTCGGACTGCAAGGACCGATCCAAGGGCTCGGCAACTCTGAAAGTGCGCAACGACAACTGGAAGATCCAGAGAACTGAGTCTGGGTACGAAAGCAGCGACAGACTGAGCAACGGCTCCGCAAATCTGGACTCTCCTGTTGTCGAGGGCCTTTCCTCCAAAGACCTCCGGCCCATCCCCGAGCTGCGTCCGATCAG ggATCAGGTTCCTCAGAGGGGGAGTGACGATTTGAGGGCTGATATCTTGTACTCTGCATTTTCTACTC GTGAACAAGGAAGAAATTCTCCAGATCTACAAGACCCCAGCAGCCTGTCTAATCTGTACTTGAAAAG AAGAGCCGCCTTTCGATACACACCTGGACTCTCCGAAAAGAGCGACGACCCAGATAGCGAACAAGAGGACGGCAGCCCCGTGAGCCCCATTCCTCCTTTCTTAGCGAAAACCAGCAGTTCTGAGTGGAACAGCTCAGACGACCTCGCCGGACCCCTCTCCGAACAAGAAGACGCCGGTACGGTCCACGTGGACTCTTTGTCACACAGCCATCCTCCTTTACCTCAGAAACCCTTAGGCTCCAACCTGTCTGGGATCCATGCCGTACCGACGGAGGTGCCAGCACGGCCGAGCCCCCGTAATGAGCCCACAAACGGCTTGCCCATCCCCTCACACTCGCACACCACCCTGCGGCGGTGGATCGAGACACCCGCCGAGCACAGACTTTCGTCCGACGCTAGCTCCAAGTCGGGCTCATCGGACCAAGACAGGAATGATCTGTCAGCCAGTGAGAGCGACGACAGGTTACCAAGTCCAAACCCGAGACCTGATGATGGTACAGACCCTGCGTCTCAGACGGACATGGTTCTCCCCACCACTTTCTTCTCTGTGGACAGCTGCATGACGGACACGTACCGGGCCAAATACCACAAGAAGCCCGGCTTGTTCAGAAAAGGAGAGGACCATACCTCATCGGGGGAGAGTGACGCCGAAGGGAGAGGTCTCAGCGTGTCAAAAGTTCCGCCCACAGAGCCTTCAAGAAGTAAAACAGACTCAG GCCGTTCTAATTTAAAGACCATCGCCAAGTGGAACCCAGTTACTCCAAAGGGCCTCGACGAGCACGGTTTCCTGTGA